The proteins below come from a single Ictalurus furcatus strain D&B chromosome 27, Billie_1.0, whole genome shotgun sequence genomic window:
- the ace2 gene encoding angiotensin-converting enzyme 2, with protein MSVLCVLVLVMASAAWAQTVEERAKEFLQKFDEDASHLMYQYSLASWAYNTDITAENSDKLAAQGAIWSEYYSKASEQSSAFPIDQISDQEVKLQLRSLQDKGSGALSPDKASYLNKVMNEMSTIYGTGTVCKIDDPFDCENLEPGLEAIMADSRDYYERLHVWEGWRVQVGKKMRRLYEDYVDLKNEAAWLNNFKDHGDYWRSNYETIDEPQYSYTRDELMTDVRRIYHEILPLYKELHAYVRAKLQDAYPGHIASNGGLPAHLLGDMWGRFWTNLYSLCVPYQDKPDIDVTSAMIAQGWKEQRLFEEAEKFFVSVNMSAMFPNFWTNSMFVKPSDGRKVVCHPTAWDMGNREDYRIKMCTTVSMDHFLTAHHEMGHNQYQMAYRNLPYLLRDGANEGFHEAVGEIMSLSAATPSHLQSLGLLSPDFIEDTETEINFLMKQALTIVATLPFTYMLEEWRWQVFQGTIPKEQWMLRWWEMKRELVGVVEPLPRDETYCDPPALFHVSGDYSFIRYFTRTIYQFQFQAALCQEAGHSGPLYKCDITNSTNAGNKLRHMLELGRSKSWTRALEDISGDTRMDSQPLMNYFSTLYDWLKAENQKNNRQPGWDAAIDPYSENAIKVRVSLKAALGDNAYQWNGNEMYLFKASMAFAMRQYYLETKNEVVDFMAENIYTYKETPRISFYLVVTDPTNATRIIPKADVEAAIWLSRGRINGVFQLTDDTLEFEGLRATLAPPTEPQFEVWLVVFGVVMALVVCIGVYLVVMGTVNRKRKAKKADKPENPYEEHTNGTVNKAYESDSEQTGF; from the exons ATGTCTGTTCTGTGCGTCTTGGTTTTGGTTATGGCTTCTGCGGCCTGGGCTCAGACAGTCGAGGAAAGAGCCAAAGAGTTCCTGCAGAAATTCGATGAGGATGCATCCCACCTCATGTACCAGTATAGTCTCGCATCTTGGGCCTACAACACGGACATCACAGCGGAGAACTCCGACAAACTG GCAGCACAGGGAGCAATCTGGAGTGAATACTACTCTAAAGCATCCGAGCAGTCCAGTGCTTTCCCTATCGATCAGATTTCTGATCAAGAGGTTAAGCTCCAGCTGCGATCACTCCAGGATAAAGGGTCCGGTGCGCTGTCACCAGATAAAGCCAGCTAT CTAAATAAAGTCATGAATGAGATGAGTACTATTTATGGCACAGGAACCGTGTGTAAAATCGATGACCCCTTCGACTGCGAGAATCTGGAACCAG GCTTGGAAGCAATCATGGCTGACAGCAGGGACTACTACGAGCGGCTGCATGTGTGGGAAGGCTGGCGGGTGCAGGTGGGCAAGAAGATGAGGCGACTCTATGAAGACTATGTGGACTTGAAGAACGAAGCTGCCTGGCTGAACA attttaaaGACCATGGAGACTACTGGAGATCTAATTATGAAACAATTGATGAGCCACAATACAGCTACACTCGAGATGAACTGATGACAGATGTGAGACGCATATATCATGAG ATTCTGCCTTTGTACAAAGAGCTTCATGCATATGTGAGAGCCAAATTGCAGGACGCCTATCCTGGCCACATCGCCTCTAACGGAGGTCTTCCAGCCCATTTGCTTG GTGATATGTGGGGAAGGTTTTGGACCAACCTTTACTCACTCTGTGTCCCTTATCAAGACAAGCCTGATATTGACGTGACCTCAGCGATGATAGCACAG GGCTGGAAAGAACAGCGGCTGTTTGAGGAAGCAGAAAAGTTCTTCGTATCCGTGAACATGTCGGCCATGTTTCCTAACTTCTGGACAAACTCAATGTTCGTAAAACCCAGTGATGGCAGGAAAGTGGTGTGTCACCCCACGGCATGGGACATGGGCAACCGTGAGGACTACAG AATCAAGATGTGCACTACAGTGAGCATGGACCATTTTCTAACCGCGCATCATGAGATGGGACATAACCAATACCAGATGGCCTATCGAAACCTACCTTACCTTCTCAGAGACGGAGCCAACGAGGGCTTTCACGAAGCAGTGGGCGAGATCATGAGCCTGTCGGCCGCAACCCCATCTCACCTGCAGTCACTGGGGCTCCTGTCGCCCGACTTCATAGAAGACACAG AGACTGAAATTAACTTCCTGATGAAGCAGGCCCTTACCATTGTGGCAACTTTGCCATTCACCTACATGCTGGAGGAATGGCGTTGGCAGGTGTTTCAGGGGACTATCCCCAAAGAGCAGTGGATGCTCCGCTGGTGGGAGATGAA ACGAGAGCTGGTTGGTGTGGTGGAGCCTTTACCTAGAGATGAGACGTATTGTGACCCACCTGCTCTTTTCCATGTGTCTGGGGATTACTCATTTATCCG ATACTTTACGAGAACGATCTACCAGTTCCAGTTTCAGGCTGCGCTTTGCCAGGAAGCTGGCCACAGTGGTCCTCTTTAcaaatgtgacatcacaaactcCACTAATGCTGGCAACAAACTTag GCATATGCTCGAGTTGGGCCGATCAAAATCCTGGACACGGGCTTTGGAGGACATCTCGGGTGACACCAGGATGGACTCCCAACCTCTGATGAACTACTTCAGTACACTGTATGACTGGCTTAAGGCTGAAAACCAGAAAAACAACAGACAACCAGGGTGGGATGCTGCTATCGATCCAT ACTCTGAAAATGCTATTAAAGTGAGAGTGAGTCTAAAAGCTGCCCTGGGAGATAATGCA taccAGTGGAATGGCAATGAGATGTACCTCTTCAAGGCCTCCATGGCCTTTGCCATGCGACAATACTATTTAGAGACCAAGAATGAAGTTGTCGATTTCAT GGCAGAGAATATCTACACATACAAAGAAACTCCAAGGATCTCTTTTTACCTGGTGGTGACTGATCCTACTAACGCAACTAGGATTATTCCCAAAGCAGACGTGGAGGCCGCTATCTG GCTCTCCAGAGGTCGCATCAATGGGGTTTTTCAGCTGACAGACGACACGCTGGAGTTTGAAGGCCTGCGTGCCACATTGGCTCCTCCCACAGAGCCACAGTTTGAAGTGTGGCTGGTTGTTTTTGGCGTGGTGATGGCCTTGGTGGTTTGTATTGGCGTTTACCTCGTGGTCATGGGCACCGTGAACAGGAAGAG GAAAGCCAAGAAAGCGGACAAGCCTGAGAACCCGTACGAGGAACATACTAACGGGACGGTGAACAAAGCTTATGAGAGCGACAGTGAGCAAACGGGGTTTTAA